GATGCGGGGCCGGCTGACCGACCAGCTCGGCGCCGCCGCCCTGCGCACCGCCCGCCTCCAGGGCGCGACCGCCCTGCTGGCCGAGGCCCTCACCGTCGAGCAGGTCGTCCAGGTCATCATCGACGTCGGCCGCACGGCCCTGGCCGCCGACAAGTCGGCGGTGGCCCTGCTCGACCTGGACCGCGCCACGCTGAAGATGACCCACAGCGGCGGGCTCCCCGACACCCCGGGGGAGGAGATCCCGCTCTCGCAGTCCAGCGTGATGACCATCGCCGTCAACAGCCGCAGGCCCGTCTTCGCCGAGTCGCCCGAGAGCCTCAAGGCCCAGCTCGTCGAGGCCGGCGCGGACGAGTCGGTGATCTCGGGGTTCCTCGCCCACAGCGACGAGCGGGCCTGGGTCGGCCTGCCGCTGCTGGCGGCGGGGCGCGCGCTCGGGGCGCTGCGCTTCGCCTTCACCCGCCCGCAGAAGATCTCCCAGGAGGACGGCGTCTTCCTGGAGGCCTTGGCGGGCCAGTGCGCGCTCGCCGTGGAGCGGGCCACGCTGTTCGAGCGCGAGCACCGCACGGCCGAGACCCTGCAGCGCAGCCTCCTGCCCGACCGGCTGCCGGTGATCCCCGGTCTGGTGCTGGCCCAGCGCTTCCGCTCGGGAAGCAGGCACGTCCAGGTCGGCGGCGACTGGTACGACGCGTTCGTGCTGCAGGACGCCCGGGTCGCGGCCGTCGTCGGCGACGTCATGGGCAAGGGCGTCAAGGCCGCGGCGGGCATGGGCCGCATCCGCAACGCCATGCGCGCCCTGGCGCTGACCAACCCGCCGCCCGCGGCCGTGCTGACGGGTCTGGACCGGGTCTTCGACGCCACCGAGGAGGAGGAGGCCGTCACCACCCTGGCCTACATGGTCGTCGAGCCCGGCACCGGCGAGGGCACCCTCGCCCTGGCCGGGCACCCGCCGCCGCTGCTGGTGTCCCCGCAGGGCGTCGGGGTGCTGTCCGACGGCGAGCCCGGCACCCCGCTCGGCTGGCCGACCGTCCGCAAGCAGTTCCGGTTCTGCGTCCCGCCGGGGCACACGGCGGTGCTCTACTCCGACGGTCTGGTCGAGAATCGCAAGCGAGGGCTGGACGCCGGTCTGGCGGAACTTTCGGCCGTCGTCGCGGAAGCACCCCCTGAAGTCCTAGGAAATCCGCATATGTTGCTTGACTTCCTGGTGGACAGGATGCTGGCGGGGTATGAGCAGGACGATGGCGTCACAGTGCTCGCCGTTCACGTGCCGGCCGCCACAAAGAGTGACTGAATGAAACAGTCATAAGGGTTGCTTTCGGGTATCGGTGACCCGCTTCCGTACGCACTACTGTTCCGGTCGGCCTAGGGTGGAAGGCAACCGCTGTGAGGCGGCCGTATGGACTGCGGGGTCATGCCACAATGCTGGGCAGGTGCGTCGCGGTTCGCACGGGCCGTCACGATAGAAGCAAGCGCCCCTAGCGGGCACCTGGGTCCATTCTCACCACGCGTTCGTTCGAGAGGTGTTCGTGTCGCCTGCAAGTTCGACTCGCTCGAAGCCGTCTGAGCTGAACGAGCCCGTCATTCAGCGGCTCATCGAGCGTGGGCGCTCGCAGGGTTTCCTCGAGTCTGAGGATGTCCGCAAGGCCTTCGAGGAGGCGGACATCCCGATGTCGCACGCCGCTGGGTTCCTGCGGAGCCTCAGCAAGGAGGGTGTGACCGTCGTGGTGACCGCTGCGGACTCGGCGGCGCCGAAGAGGTCTCGTGGACCGGCCAAGCGTCGCACAGCCGCCCCCGTCAAGAAGACAAAGACCGCCACCACCGCGGCGGCCAAGGAGCAGCCCGATACCGTCACGGCCGTGGTGAGCGGTGCCGGGGACGAGGCGGCGACGCCGGCCGAGAAGCCGGCCGCCAAGAAGCCGGCGGCGAAGAAGGCCGTTCCGGTGAAGAAGGCCGCGCCCGCCCCTGACGCTCCCGCCAAGGTCGCCACCCCTGCCGCCCTCGCCAAGAAGGCCAAGCCGGAGGTCGCCGTGCCCGCGTCGCCATCGCCCAAGATCGAAACCAAGCCCAAGGTCTCCTCCGACGACGATGAGGAAATCGACATCGAGGGCGACCTCGATCTCGAGGACTTCGACATCGACGCCGAGGTGGAGGCCGAAGCCGACGCCGAAGCCGACACCGAGATCGAGGCGGAGGCCGAAGCGGAGCCCGAGGCCGAGGCCGAAGAGGAGCCCAAGCCGGAACCCGGCGCGCAGAGCGACGACGAGGTCCTGATCCTCTCCGACGATGACGACGACGCCCCCGTGGCGCAGGTCGCCGCCGCCGGCGCCACCGCCGACCCGGTGAAGGACTATCTGAAGCAGATCGGCAAGGTCCCCCTGCTCAACGCCGAGCAGGAGGTCGAGCTCGCCAAGCGCATCGAGGCCGGCCTCTTCGCCGAGGAGCAGCTCGCCAACGACGGCGAGCGCCTGCCGGTGGACGTGCGCGCCGAGCTGGAGTGGATCGCCGAGGACGGCCGCCGCGCCAAGAACCACCTGCTGGAGGCCAACCTCCGCCTGGTCGTCTCCCTGGCCAAGCGCTACACCGGCCGCGGCATGCTCTTCCTGGACCTGATCCAGGAGGGCAACCTGGGCCTGATCCGCGCGGTCGAGAAGTTCGACTACACCAAGGGCTACAAGTTCTCGACCTACGCCACCTGGTGGATCCGCCAGGCGATCACCCGCGCCATGGCCGACCAGGCGCGCACGATCCGCATCCCGGTCCACATGGTCGAGGTCATCAACAAGCTGGCCCGCGTCCAGCGCCAGATGCTCCAGGACCTGGGCCGCGAGCCCACCCCCGAAGAGCTCGCCCGCGAGCTCGACATGACGCCCGAGAAGGTCGTCGAGGTCCAGAAGTACGGCCGCGAGCCGATCTCCCTGCACACCCCCCTCGGTGAGGAGGGCGACAGCGAGTTCGGCGACCTCATCGAGGACTCCGAGGCGATCGTCCCCGCGGACGCCGTCAGCTTCACCCTTCTGCAGGAGCAGCTCCACTCCGTGCTCGACACCCTGTCCGAGCGCGAGGCGGGCGTGGTGTCCATGCGGTTCGGCCTCACCGACGGCCAGCCGAAGACGCTGGACGAGATCGGCAAGGTCTACGGGGTGACGCGCGAGCGCATCCGCCAGATCGAGTCCAAGACCATGTCCAAGCTGCGCCACCCGTCGCGTTCGCAGGTCCTGCGCGACTACCTCGACTGACGAGGCTTGACGGGCCCCCGCTCCGGCGGGGGCCTTCGTCGTGCCCGGTCACCCCGGATGTGAGGGGGTGACCCGGCGTGTTCCCGGCTGAATGCGGTCACGAACGCATAAACACGGGTCACTCGCTGGTGATCACGTCCAGCGTCCACGGGCGGCCCGCGCGGGGTTCCGGCCCCAGCTCGGTGACATGCCCGAGATCGGCGAGAATCCCGGCCAGTTGGTGAGGGGTGCGGGGGGTCGCCCCGGACTCGAGCAGCGACCGGGCGATGGCCCCGCGTGTGGCCTTGGCCATGTGGCTGACCACCGAGCGGACGCCGTCGGCCTCGCGGAGCACCCGCACCGTCACCCCTCGGGGCCCCGGCGGCCACGCCTGCGCGTACGTCGAGGACCGCAGGTCGATCACCACGCCCTTGGCCTCCTTGGCCGCGGCCTCGGCCAGCGCCTCGGTCAGGACGGGCCGCCAGTAGGCCGCCAGGCCGCCGACAGGAGGCAGGCGCACGCCCATCGAGAGGCGGTAGGGGGGAACCCGGTCCGACAGCCTCAGCGCGCCCCACAGCCCCGAGAACACGATCACCGACCGGTTCGCCCTGCGGCGGCCCGCCGTGCTCAGCGACGCCAGGCCCAGGTTGTCGTACAGCACTCCGGTGTAGAGCCGGGACGCGGGGAGGGTGCGGGCCGTGCGCAGCCCGCGGTTCCTGACCAGCTCATCGGCCTGCCCCGGCGTCAGGCCGAGCACCGCCAGCGCCTCGTCCTCGGGGCCGCGCGCGAGGGCCTCCAGAGCGTCGAGCACCTTCTCGCGGGCGGAGCCGAGCGAGGTGAAGCTCAGGGCGTCGGGATCCAGCGGAGCGCCGCTGCCCTTGGCGGCCTTTCCCTCGGACGGCGGCAACAAGATGAGCATGAATCCGCAGTCTAGGGGAGGGGCGCCGTCCTGCCTCGGGGGTGGGGGCCGAGGTCAGGGGAGGGTTTAGGGTGCCGGGATGACCCTGGAGAATCTGGACTTCGATGAGCTCGTCCACCGGGCGTGGCCGGCGCCGTGCCAGGAGCGCTTCGGCGGGTGGGTGTTCCGGCACGCCTCGGGGGTGACGAAACGGGCCAACTCGGTGCTGCCGCTCGGTGAGCCCGAGCATGTCGGCGCGGCGATCGAGGCGGCCGAGCGGTTCTACGCCGCGCGGGGACTGCCGTGCGTCTTCTCCATGGGCCCTGGCGCCCCCGCGGGGCTGGACGATCACCTGGAGGCGCGCGGCTACCGCGTGGTGGACCGCACGGCGTACATGACCGCGTCCGTGGCATCGGTGGCCCGGGGGTTCTCGCCGGACGGCGAGGTGGAACTGGCGGGCGAGGCGTCGCGGGAGTGGCTCGCGGCCTGGTGGGCCGTGGACGGGCGCTTCGGTGATCAGGGCCTGGCCGCGGCGGCGGGCATCCTGGGCGGCGTCCCCGCCACGTACGCCGGGCTGCGGCGGGACGGCAGGGTGGTCGCGGTGGGCCGTTCCGTCCTGCAGGGCGACACGCTGGGCGTCTACTGCATGGCCACGCTGCCCGAGGCCCGGAGGCAGGGGCTCGGCGGCGCCGTCCTGCGTGCCCTGGCCGCGGACGGCCGCGCCCGCGGCGCCGTGCGCGCCTACCTGGTGGTGATCGCCTCGAACGCGGCCGCCGTCGCGCTGTACGAACGACACGGCTTCACCTGGGCAGGCGGCTACCACTACCGGGTGCGCTCACGGGAGGAGACCTGACGTGTCCGTCATGTCGCTCGGCATGAGCCGTTCCGGCTGATCTCCACTCCCCCCACCGGCGGCCGCGGTTTCGGCACGCCGGTGTCCGGGAGCGGGAGGAAGGGCGAGCCCTTCCATCTGACGACATACCGGCCGATCAAGCCCTCGGATGGCACGGCCGGAACCGCGCCGGGGCACTATCGGTCGGTCATGGATTGTCGGTTTATGAGATCGGGGCGGGGACCTGCGTCACCGCTCCGCGGTAGGGGTCGGGGTTTCGCTCAGGCGCGCCGACTCGTCCTGGATGTCGGCGCCCTTCTCGCGCAGGGCCGCGATGTGGCGGCGCCCGTGGTGTGCGCAGAACAGCAGCTCCCCGCCCATGGGGAGAGAAGCGCGGATGTACGCCTGAGCGCCGCACCGGTCGCAACGGTCGACGGCGGTAAGCGGCTTGGTGGGGGCGAGAGCTCCAGTCACGTATCGCCTTTCGGGTCACCCCACTGACGTGGGGATGTTGGCGTCAGTCACTTGGGACAACATCTAACCCGATGCGGACGTTCCCAATCGCCTTCCGGATACGCCGAGAGCAGAATGTGTCGTTAAGTGATGGCGATGGGGCTCCGGCTGCCACGGAACCCCCTGATGGTGGCACTCTAGGCACGGCGGAACATCAAAAAGACGGTAGGCTACGCACACATGTTCGATCGGTGGGAGTGGGAGTGACCGCAGTGAGCACGGAGACGGGCTACACCGCCCGTCACCTGTCGGTGCTGGAGGGCCTGGAGGCCGTCCGTAAGCGCCCCGGGATGTACATCGGGTCCACTGACAGCCGCGGCCTCATGCACTGCCTCTGGGAGATCGTGGACAACGCCGTCGACGAGGCCCTGGTCGGCTTCTGCGACCGCATCGAGGTCGAGCTGTACCCCGACGGCTCCATCGAGGTCCGCGACAACGGCCGCGGCATCCCCGTCGACATCGAGCCCAAGAGCGGCCTCGCGGGCGTCGAGCTCGTCTACACCAAGCTCCACGCCGGCGGCAAGTTCGGCGGCGGCGCGTACGGCGCCTCCGGCGGCCTGCACGGCGTCGGCGCCTCGGTGGTCAACGCCCTGTCCGCCCGGCTGGACGTCGCGGTCGACCTCGACGGCCGCGTGCACGAGATCAGCTTCCGCCGCGGCGTGCCCGGCGTGTTCGACGGCGACGGCCCCACCGCCAAGTTCAAGAAGAAGTCCGGCCTCCGCGACGGCGGGGCCACGCGCGCCAAGGCCACCGGCACCCGCGTCCGCTGGTGGCTCGACAAGCAGATCTTCCTGGCCGAGGCCGAGGTCTCGCTGGACGAGCTGCACGTCCGCGCCCGGCAGACCGCTTTCCTGGTGCCCGGCCTGACGATCGCGGTGCGTGACAGCCGCCTCGAGCAGGTCGTGGAGGACGAGTTCCGCTTCGAGGGCGGGATCTCCGAGTTCACCGAGTTCCTGGCCCGTGACGAACCCATCTGCGACGTCATGCGGCTGCAGGGCTTGGGCCACTTCCACGAGACCGTCCCCGTCCTCGACGAGCAGGGGCACATGACCTCCACCGAGGTCGAGCGCGAGCTCACCGTCGACGTCGCGGTGCGCTGGGGCAAGGGCTACGACACCACGGTCCGCTCGTTCGTGAACGTGATCGCGACCTCCAAGGGCGGCACCCACGTCAGCGGCTTCGAGCGCGCCCTGGTGCGCACGATCAACGAGCAGCTCCGTGAGACCCGCCTGCTCAAGAACGGTGACGATCCCGTCACCAAGGAGGACATCCTCGAGGGCCTCACCGCGGTGGTCACCGTGCGGGTGCCAGAGCCGCAGTTCGAGGGTCAGACCAAGGAGGTCCTCGGCACCTCCGCGGCCTCCCGCATCGTCTCGCACGTGGTGTCGCGCGAGCTCAAGGAGCTTTTCGCCAGCACCAGGCGAGCCCACAAGCTGCAGCTTCGCGCCGTCCTCGAAAAGATCGTCGCGGCGGCCAAGGCCCGCATCGCCGCCCGCGAGCATCGCGACAACCAGCGCCGCAAGAGCGTTCTGGAGAACTCGGCGCTGCCGGCCAAGCTGGTGGACTGCCGCAGCGACGCCGTCGACCGCAGCGAGCTGTTCATCGTCGAGGGCGACTCGGCCCTCGGCACGGCCCGCGCGGCGCGCGACTCGGAGTTCCAGGCCCTGCTGCCGATCCGCGGCAAGATCCTCAACGTGCAGAAGGCCTCCGTGGCCGACATGCTGAAGAACGCGGAGTGCGCCGCGATCATCCAGGTCATCGGCGCCGGCTCGGGCCGGGGCTTCGACCTGGAGGCCGCGCGCTACGGCAAGGTCATCCTGATGGCCGACGCCGACGTCGACGGCGCCCACATCCGCTGCCTGCTGCTCACCTTGTTCCACCGCTACATGCGGCCCATGATCGAGGCCGGGCGTGTCTTCGCCGCCGTCCCCCCGCTGCACCGCATCGAGATCACCAACCCGGGCCGCGGCAAGGACAAATACGTCTACACCTACTCCGACGCCGAGCTCCACCGCGTCCTGCGCGACCTGGAGCGCCGGGGCAAGCGCTGGAAGGATCCCATCCAGCGCTACAAGGGCCTCGGCGAGATGGACGCCGACCAGCTCGCCGAGACCACGATGGAGCCCCGCCACCGCACGTTGCGCCGCGTCCGCATCGAGGACGCCGAGGCGGCGGAGCAGATCTTCGCGCTGCTGATGGGCAGCGAGGTGGCGCCGCGGCGCGAGTTCATCGTCGGGAGCGCGGCCGAGGTCGACCGCGACGCCATCGACGCCTGAGCCCGCGCCGGCGGCGCGCCGTCACAGGTCGACGGGCATCAGCTTGCCGGTGTGGACGTCGTAGACGGCGCCCCCGACGGCCAGCCGTTCCGGCAGGTACGGATAGGTGCGGACCCGGATGAGATCGCGGCGGAGCGCCGAGTCCTGGTTGGGCACGGTGTGGAACTCCAGGCTCCGCGTGTCCATGCCGAACTCGCGGTTGATCAGCTCATGTACCTCCTCGTCGGTCGACTTGGCCATCCGGCAGTCGGTGTGCGGCATCACCAGGATGCGATCCACGCCGAGCAGGTAGACCGCGAGCACCAGCGTGCGCAGCACGTCGTCGGTGACCCGCGCGCCCGCGTTGCGCAGGATCTTGGCGTCCCCCGCACCCAGGCCGAGCAGCCCGAGTGGATCGATCCGTGAATCCATGCAGGTGACCACGGCCAGGCCCCGGGCGGCGCGGCCTGTCAGGCCTGAATATTCGAAGGTCTGTGAGTAGTCGTGATTGGCGGCCAGCACATCGTCGAACGCTCCCGTCATGTGACCAATATTCTCGTACGCCTCCTTCGTCGCCACCGGTGGGGGATGGTTGTCATGGTCTTTGTAAAGATCCCACGATCACGCGTCACCTTCGGTGATGATTGCCTTACCGAGAGTGCGCGATCGTGAAGGAGCTTCAGGGTGGGGAAGACCGATTCGCTCGCCGGCCATCTGCGCGCCCGGGCCAGGTGGCGGCTCGACCGCGTCCAGCGCGCCGACGACGGCTGGAACGCCCGCTGCGCCCTGGCCCTGCTCGACGCCGCCTCCTACGTGCACGAGCTGCCCGAGGACGATCCGCTGATCGTGGCGCTGGAGCAGGCCGGCTGCTTCGGCCCCTACGGGGTCGGCGACTTCCAGCCCGGTGAGGCCGTCGCCAAGCTGATCGATTTCTGGCACTCGGGGGAGCCGTGGGAACTGCTCACCGCCATCCCGCCGGTGGCGCGGGGCGAGGCGGTGCCCACCCGGCGGTGAGCCCCGCCCGCCCGCGCCCTCCTACGCCTCGGTTCCCGGCTTCCACTTGATGCCGCAGCCCAGGCTCGGCCGCTGCTCGCCCGGCACGGGACGGCCGGCGAGCACGGCGTCGATCGCCTCCCGGAGCGAGGCGCCCGTCACCGGCTCCTGGTTCGACGGCCGGGCGTCGTCGAACTGGCCCCGGTAGGCCAGCAGCCGGTCGGCATCGTAGAGGAAGAAGTCCGGCGTGCAGGCGGCCTTGTAGGCCCGCGCCACGTCCTGCGACTCGTCCACCAGGTACGGGAAGCCGAAGCCCGCCCGTTCGGCCTGCTCCTTGAGGTGCGCGATGTCGTCGTCCGGGTAGTTCACGACGTCGTTGCTCGAGATGCCGACCGTGGCGACCCGCCCGCGGTAGTCCGCCGCCAGCGCGCCGAGGCCCTTCTCGACGCGGCGCACGTACGGGCAGTGGTTGGACAGGAAGACCACCAGGGTCGCGGGCGTTGCCTTCAGGTCGGACAGGGACACCCGCCCTCCGGCGATCGACGGCAGATCGAACTCCGGCGCGGCGGTCCCCAGCGGGACCATGAATGAGGTGACAGCCATGGCGTCATTGTCCGCCACCGGCCGGCGCGCGGGCCGGAGGCGCCGCGTCTCCCCGTGATCGACCTGTGGACGACCGGGGTGATGGGCCGTGGTCGTCCACAGGTCTGCGCCGCGGTCGGAAAGCGTCGCCCGGACCTGGTACCAAGGAGGCATGGTGGACGAGAGCGGCCTGCGGGCCGAGGCGGAAGACAGGCTGCGGTCCCTCGCCGGGCCCGGGGCGCGGCTGCGCGACGACCAGTGGTCGGCGATCCGCGCGCTGGTGGTCGAGCGACGCCGCGCCCTCGTCGTCCAGCGCACCGGCTGGGGCAAGTCGGCGGTCTACTTCATCGCCACCGCCCTGCTGCGGGCGCGGGGCGCGGGTCCCACGGTCATCGTCTCGCCGTTGCTCGCGCTGATGCGCAACCAGATCGCCGCCGCCGCGCGCGCGGGCGTCCACGCCGCCACGATCAACTCCGCCAACACCGACGAGTGGGACCGCGTCCAC
The Sphaerisporangium krabiense genome window above contains:
- a CDS encoding SpoIIE family protein phosphatase, giving the protein MSADTSVPRPRESGVDISDPALFEGLLAEAPFAFAFFDTSARFLRVNQSFADLSGVAADEHAGRTASEILSADLSALVDAALRRVVGEHRAVAGGDQRYRGMSPAGELRHWSLSFYPIHGDKGAVAGVALFGVDVTERQLTEEELRRSEERYRSLVESQQQLVWITSPNGAVVEDAPQWRAITGQSLEEYLAYGWLDAVHPDDRQSADEAWREALRGRTMFEWSYRVRTRASGYRHFEVRAVPIIRHGRVIEWVGANTDVTPQREAEEMRGRLTDQLGAAALRTARLQGATALLAEALTVEQVVQVIIDVGRTALAADKSAVALLDLDRATLKMTHSGGLPDTPGEEIPLSQSSVMTIAVNSRRPVFAESPESLKAQLVEAGADESVISGFLAHSDERAWVGLPLLAAGRALGALRFAFTRPQKISQEDGVFLEALAGQCALAVERATLFEREHRTAETLQRSLLPDRLPVIPGLVLAQRFRSGSRHVQVGGDWYDAFVLQDARVAAVVGDVMGKGVKAAAGMGRIRNAMRALALTNPPPAAVLTGLDRVFDATEEEEAVTTLAYMVVEPGTGEGTLALAGHPPPLLVSPQGVGVLSDGEPGTPLGWPTVRKQFRFCVPPGHTAVLYSDGLVENRKRGLDAGLAELSAVVAEAPPEVLGNPHMLLDFLVDRMLAGYEQDDGVTVLAVHVPAATKSD
- the yaaA gene encoding peroxide stress protein YaaA produces the protein MLILLPPSEGKAAKGSGAPLDPDALSFTSLGSAREKVLDALEALARGPEDEALAVLGLTPGQADELVRNRGLRTARTLPASRLYTGVLYDNLGLASLSTAGRRRANRSVIVFSGLWGALRLSDRVPPYRLSMGVRLPPVGGLAAYWRPVLTEALAEAAAKEAKGVVIDLRSSTYAQAWPPGPRGVTVRVLREADGVRSVVSHMAKATRGAIARSLLESGATPRTPHQLAGILADLGHVTELGPEPRAGRPWTLDVITSE
- a CDS encoding DUF7455 domain-containing protein, which gives rise to MTGALAPTKPLTAVDRCDRCGAQAYIRASLPMGGELLFCAHHGRRHIAALREKGADIQDESARLSETPTPTAER
- a CDS encoding GNAT family N-acetyltransferase, translated to MTLENLDFDELVHRAWPAPCQERFGGWVFRHASGVTKRANSVLPLGEPEHVGAAIEAAERFYAARGLPCVFSMGPGAPAGLDDHLEARGYRVVDRTAYMTASVASVARGFSPDGEVELAGEASREWLAAWWAVDGRFGDQGLAAAAGILGGVPATYAGLRRDGRVVAVGRSVLQGDTLGVYCMATLPEARRQGLGGAVLRALAADGRARGAVRAYLVVIASNAAAVALYERHGFTWAGGYHYRVRSREET
- a CDS encoding beta-class carbonic anhydrase, which codes for MTGAFDDVLAANHDYSQTFEYSGLTGRAARGLAVVTCMDSRIDPLGLLGLGAGDAKILRNAGARVTDDVLRTLVLAVYLLGVDRILVMPHTDCRMAKSTDEEVHELINREFGMDTRSLEFHTVPNQDSALRRDLIRVRTYPYLPERLAVGGAVYDVHTGKLMPVDL
- a CDS encoding DNA gyrase/topoisomerase IV subunit B; the encoded protein is MTAVSTETGYTARHLSVLEGLEAVRKRPGMYIGSTDSRGLMHCLWEIVDNAVDEALVGFCDRIEVELYPDGSIEVRDNGRGIPVDIEPKSGLAGVELVYTKLHAGGKFGGGAYGASGGLHGVGASVVNALSARLDVAVDLDGRVHEISFRRGVPGVFDGDGPTAKFKKKSGLRDGGATRAKATGTRVRWWLDKQIFLAEAEVSLDELHVRARQTAFLVPGLTIAVRDSRLEQVVEDEFRFEGGISEFTEFLARDEPICDVMRLQGLGHFHETVPVLDEQGHMTSTEVERELTVDVAVRWGKGYDTTVRSFVNVIATSKGGTHVSGFERALVRTINEQLRETRLLKNGDDPVTKEDILEGLTAVVTVRVPEPQFEGQTKEVLGTSAASRIVSHVVSRELKELFASTRRAHKLQLRAVLEKIVAAAKARIAAREHRDNQRRKSVLENSALPAKLVDCRSDAVDRSELFIVEGDSALGTARAARDSEFQALLPIRGKILNVQKASVADMLKNAECAAIIQVIGAGSGRGFDLEAARYGKVILMADADVDGAHIRCLLLTLFHRYMRPMIEAGRVFAAVPPLHRIEITNPGRGKDKYVYTYSDAELHRVLRDLERRGKRWKDPIQRYKGLGEMDADQLAETTMEPRHRTLRRVRIEDAEAAEQIFALLMGSEVAPRREFIVGSAAEVDRDAIDA
- a CDS encoding thioredoxin family protein, with amino-acid sequence MAVTSFMVPLGTAAPEFDLPSIAGGRVSLSDLKATPATLVVFLSNHCPYVRRVEKGLGALAADYRGRVATVGISSNDVVNYPDDDIAHLKEQAERAGFGFPYLVDESQDVARAYKAACTPDFFLYDADRLLAYRGQFDDARPSNQEPVTGASLREAIDAVLAGRPVPGEQRPSLGCGIKWKPGTEA
- a CDS encoding RNA polymerase sigma factor encodes the protein MSPASSTRSKPSELNEPVIQRLIERGRSQGFLESEDVRKAFEEADIPMSHAAGFLRSLSKEGVTVVVTAADSAAPKRSRGPAKRRTAAPVKKTKTATTAAAKEQPDTVTAVVSGAGDEAATPAEKPAAKKPAAKKAVPVKKAAPAPDAPAKVATPAALAKKAKPEVAVPASPSPKIETKPKVSSDDDEEIDIEGDLDLEDFDIDAEVEAEADAEADTEIEAEAEAEPEAEAEEEPKPEPGAQSDDEVLILSDDDDDAPVAQVAAAGATADPVKDYLKQIGKVPLLNAEQEVELAKRIEAGLFAEEQLANDGERLPVDVRAELEWIAEDGRRAKNHLLEANLRLVVSLAKRYTGRGMLFLDLIQEGNLGLIRAVEKFDYTKGYKFSTYATWWIRQAITRAMADQARTIRIPVHMVEVINKLARVQRQMLQDLGREPTPEELARELDMTPEKVVEVQKYGREPISLHTPLGEEGDSEFGDLIEDSEAIVPADAVSFTLLQEQLHSVLDTLSEREAGVVSMRFGLTDGQPKTLDEIGKVYGVTRERIRQIESKTMSKLRHPSRSQVLRDYLD